Proteins encoded together in one Pongo abelii isolate AG06213 chromosome 8, NHGRI_mPonAbe1-v2.0_pri, whole genome shotgun sequence window:
- the DUSP13B gene encoding dual specificity protein phosphatase 13B isoform X3 yields the protein MDSLQKQDLRRPKIHGAVRASPYQPPTLASLQRLLWVRQAGTLNHIDEVWPSLFLGDAYAARDKSKLIQLGITHIVNAAAGKFQVDTGAKFYHGMSLEYYGIEADDNPFFDLSVYFLPVARYIRAALSVPQGRVLVHCAMGVSRSATLVLAFLMIYENMTLVEAIQTVQAHRNICPNSGFLRQLQVLDNRLGRETGRF from the exons ATGGACTCACTGCAGAAGCAGGACCTCCGGAGGCCCAAGATCCATGGGGCAGTCCGGGCATCTCCCTACCAGCCGCCCACGTTGGCTTCGCTGCAGCGCTTGCTGTGGGTCCGTCAGGCTGGCACGCTGAACCATATCGACGAGGTCTGGCCCAGCCTCTTCCTGGGAGATGC GTACGCAGCCCGGGACAAGAGCAAGCTGATCCAGCTGGGAATCACCCATATTGTGAATGCCGCTGCGGGCAAGTTCCAGGTGGACACAGGTGCCAAGTTCTACCATGGAATGTCCCTGGAGTACTATGGCATCGAGGCAGATGACAACCCCTTCTTCGACCTCAGTGTCTACTTTCTGCCTGTTGCTCGATACATCCGAGCTGCCCTCAGTGTTCCCCAAG GCCGCGTGCTGGTACACTGTGCCATGGGGGTAAGCCGCTCTGCCACACTTGTCTTGGCCTTCCTCATGATCTACGAGAACATGACGCTGGTAGAGGCCATCCAGACGGTGCAGGCCCACCGCAATATCTGCCCTAACTCAGGCTTCCTCCGGCAGCTCCAGGTTCTGGACAACCGACTGGGGCGGGAGACGGGGCGGTTCTGA
- the DUSP13B gene encoding dual specificity protein phosphatase 13B isoform X2, which translates to MPQVGGRPLSHLERSQWGMRRTAGSSLPPCPTASHWVSLAKPADSWVPVSFSGPGTAYQKEKMFFPVCTFPSHWSRGSGAVSKGRTPSPTRHQAHILVPLKIQLRRVPDSFSQQMPETSYPTRVGPDIQRWPESWGMDSLQKQDLRRPKIHGAVRASPYQPPTLASLQRLLWVRQAGTLNHIDEVWPSLFLGDAYAARDKSKLIQLGITHIVNAAAGKFQVDTGAKFYHGMSLEYYGIEADDNPFFDLSVYFLPVARYIRAALSVPQGRVLVHCAMGVSRSATLVLAFLMIYENMTLVEAIQTVQAHRNICPNSGFLRQLQVLDNRLGRETGRF; encoded by the exons ATGCCCCAGGTAGGTGGCAGGCCACTCAGCCACCTGGAGAGGTCACAGTGGGGGATGAGGAGGACAGCTGGGTCTTCACTTCCGCCTTGCCCGACAGCCTCCCACTGGGTGAGCCTGGCCAAGCCGGCAGACTCCTGGGTGCCCGTTTCTTTTTCTGGCCCTGGCACTGCCTACCAAAAGGAAAAGATGTTCTTCCCAGTATGCACCTTCCCTAGTCACTGGTCCAGGGGATCAGGGGCAGTTAGCAAAGGCAGGACCCCCTCTCCAACACGGCACCAGGCCCATATTCTGGTGCCGCTGAAAATCCAGCTCCGCAGGGTTCCTGACTCCTTCAGCCAGCAGATGCCTGAAACAAGCTACCCGACCCGGGTGGGGCCTGACATCCAGCGCTGGCCTGAGTCGTGGGG GATGGACTCACTGCAGAAGCAGGACCTCCGGAGGCCCAAGATCCATGGGGCAGTCCGGGCATCTCCCTACCAGCCGCCCACGTTGGCTTCGCTGCAGCGCTTGCTGTGGGTCCGTCAGGCTGGCACGCTGAACCATATCGACGAGGTCTGGCCCAGCCTCTTCCTGGGAGATGC GTACGCAGCCCGGGACAAGAGCAAGCTGATCCAGCTGGGAATCACCCATATTGTGAATGCCGCTGCGGGCAAGTTCCAGGTGGACACAGGTGCCAAGTTCTACCATGGAATGTCCCTGGAGTACTATGGCATCGAGGCAGATGACAACCCCTTCTTCGACCTCAGTGTCTACTTTCTGCCTGTTGCTCGATACATCCGAGCTGCCCTCAGTGTTCCCCAAG GCCGCGTGCTGGTACACTGTGCCATGGGGGTAAGCCGCTCTGCCACACTTGTCTTGGCCTTCCTCATGATCTACGAGAACATGACGCTGGTAGAGGCCATCCAGACGGTGCAGGCCCACCGCAATATCTGCCCTAACTCAGGCTTCCTCCGGCAGCTCCAGGTTCTGGACAACCGACTGGGGCGGGAGACGGGGCGGTTCTGA